TTGGCGCGAGCATGGGCGTGGACGGCCACGGCCCGTTCCGGCTCGGTCTGGAGCAGGATGAGCTGGCCGATGTCGTGCAGCAGGCCCGAAACGAAGGCCCGCTCCGGGTCCCCCTTGCCGGTGATGCGGCACAGCCTGCGCGCGATCAGCCCGCAGCAGACCGAGTGTTTCCAGAATTGCTCCATGTCGATGATGTTGGCGGGTACGTCCTTGAACAGGGACATGACCGAGGTGCCCACGGCCAGGGTGGAGAGCTGGTTCACGCCGACCACGGTCACGGCCCGCGAGATGGTGTCGATCTGCATGGGCAGGGAGTAGAAGGCGGAATTGACCATGCGCAGGAGAAACGCGGTCAGGCCGGGGTCCTGGCTGATGATCGAGGCCAGGTCATCGGCCGAGGTGGACCGGGAGCCGATGGCCTGCTGCAACTCCAGGAACACCTGGGGCAGGGCCGGAAGCTGGTGGTCGTGGCGCAGGATGTCCAGCGGGTCCAGGGGCTGGATGTCGGGCAGGGGCGACACGCTCTCCATGAGCGCGTACCGCTCCGGGTGCCGGGCCATGTCCACGGCCACCCGGCGCGCGCCGAGCCGGGCCAGCCGCTTCAGGGCGTCGTCGGGTTTGCTGATGTATTTGAACCGCTTGGTCAGCAGTTTTTTCGCGGCTTCAAGCGTTTCAGGGCTGTATTCGGCCCCATTTGTGTGAGAAACGTTTTCAACTGCCATCTGTAGATCCTTAAAGATTATGGAAGCAAGCCGAAAACAAGGCTAAAATAAAAAACGATGAATAAAAAGTTGTTTTTTGAAAACCGCGGTCAAACATTTACGCCGTCTATAGCAGCTGGAAATTATACTGCAACCGCAGCCGGACCTGGAAACCGTCCTTGCCGCCCAGGTCCCCGTCCGCGTCC
This uncultured Pseudodesulfovibrio sp. DNA region includes the following protein-coding sequences:
- a CDS encoding HDOD domain-containing protein, producing the protein MAVENVSHTNGAEYSPETLEAAKKLLTKRFKYISKPDDALKRLARLGARRVAVDMARHPERYALMESVSPLPDIQPLDPLDILRHDHQLPALPQVFLELQQAIGSRSTSADDLASIISQDPGLTAFLLRMVNSAFYSLPMQIDTISRAVTVVGVNQLSTLAVGTSVMSLFKDVPANIIDMEQFWKHSVCCGLIARRLCRITGKGDPERAFVSGLLHDIGQLILLQTEPERAVAVHAHARAKDVLLFAEEKALLGFDHATLGGMLLRKWNFPYVLVSAVLEHHHPKPANKEAEPFLVHCAETIATGLGVGSSGEYFVQPPNRAVWDAMGLTPERLDEMVEDLDEELEEAFGILIKP